A section of the Desulforegula conservatrix Mb1Pa genome encodes:
- a CDS encoding MAE_28990/MAE_18760 family HEPN-like nuclease has translation MRPIDIITKDLEWREREIAAMRLLIYRPDLTNSQRSALLRAGWAMLYAHYEGFIKN, from the coding sequence ATGAGACCCATCGATATAATTACAAAGGATCTAGAGTGGCGTGAGAGGGAAATTGCCGCGATGAGACTCCTCATCTATAGGCCTGATTTAACGAACTCTCAAAGGTCCGCCCTTCTTAGGGCTGGATGGGCTATGCTTTATGCGCATTATGAGGGATTTATCAAAAACTGA